From a single Lolium rigidum isolate FL_2022 chromosome 7, APGP_CSIRO_Lrig_0.1, whole genome shotgun sequence genomic region:
- the LOC124669261 gene encoding 1-Cys peroxiredoxin PER1 yields the protein MPGLTIGDTVPNLELDSTHGKISIHDYVGNGYVILFSHPGDFTPVCTTELAAMANYAKEFEKRGVKLLGISCDDVQSHKEWTKDIEAYKPGSKVTYPIMADPDRSAIKQLNMVDPDEKDSEGQLPSRTLHIVGPDKKVKLSFLYPSCTGRNMDEVVRATDSLLTAAKHKVATPANWKPGECVVIAPGVSDDEAKKLFPQGFETADLPSKKGYLRFTKV from the exons ATGCCGGGGCTCACCATCGGCGACACGGTCCCCAACCTGGAGCTGGACTCCACCCACGGCAAGATCAGCATCCACGACTACGTCGGCAACGGCTATGTCATCCTCTTCTCCCATCCCG GCGACTTCACACCGGTGTGCACGACGGAGCTGGCGGCCATGGCCAACTACGCCAAGGAGTTCGAGAAGCGGGGCGTGAAGCTGCTCGGCATCTCCTGCGACGACGTGCAGTCCCACAAGGAGTGGACCAAGGACATCGAGGCCTACAAG CCTGGGAGCAAGGTGACGTACCCGATCATGGCGGACCCGGACCGCTCCGCCATCAAGCAGCTCAACATGGTGGATCCCGACGAGAAGGACTCGGAGGGCCAGCTCCCGTCCCGCACCCTGCACATCGTCGGCCCCGACAAGAAGGTGAAGCTGAGCTTCCTGTACCCGTCGTGCACGGGCCGGAACATGGACGAGGTGGTGCGCGCCACGGACTCGCTGCTGACGGCGGCCAAGCACAAGGTGGCCACCCCGGCCAACTGGAAGCCCGGGGAGTGCGTCGTCATCGCGCCCGGCGTCTCCGACGACGAGGCCAAGAAGCTGTTCCCCCAGGGGTTCGAGACCGCCGACCTGCCCTCCAAGAAGGGATACCTCCGTTTCACCAAGGTCTAG